From the Insulibacter thermoxylanivorax genome, the window AAGCATCGCGGTTAAAAGCGCCGTCCTCAGCCAGCTGCTGAAGGGCGGTCAAGGCCTTCAAGTAGTGCTCGTTATAGAAAGAAGCCCCGCCTTCATAGGCAATGCGTTCGATCAATTCAGGACCGGCATAGCGATCCATCAAGTAGTGGGCGTAGATCGCTCCCGGCCACAGCTCCTCGTTGCCCAAGGCAAAGGGGATATAGCCATGCTCGCGCAGCACATCCGTCACATGGAAGAGCTCTTCAATCGTCTTCGGCGGCGTCAGCTGCAATTCTTCGAACAGCCTGCGGTTGTAATAGACCGGCTCGGCATGCCCCTCGAAAGGCAGGCCATAGACCCGGTCGTCGAAGGTCCAGAGCCGCAAATCATGGAAATGCAGGTCCAATTCCTCAACCAGCGAGGTAAGGTCCATCAGCCGCGCTGATCTTGCATAGGGTTCGAGCTCCGCTCCCCCGAACAACACGAACAGATCCGGCGGCGTCCCCGTGACCATCTCGCTCTTCAGCTTCTGTTCGCGATGAATCGTCTGATCCAGTCCTTCAAAGTTCACCTTCACATGGGGATGCTCCTGTTGAAATTCATTCACCACATCCAGGAATATGCGATAGAGGGGCTGTTCATGCTCTTTCGTCCAGATATGGCGAAAGGTGAGCGTGACCTTCTCAGGCTCCGGTTCCCCCAAGGGCTCCAAGCTGCCCTGCATGCTGTAGAAGATCACCGCCCACATCACCAATGCATAGAGCAGGATCCAGCTGTATTTTCGAATGAGCCTCATCCCATCCCCTCCCTGGGCTTGTCCAACACCGCCCGCTCCAGCTGCTCCTCCTGCGGCAAGATCTTCGGTACGCGGATACGCACGATCGAGCCTTCGCCCGGCGAGGAACAGATCATCATTCCGTAGGGGCTGCCGAAACGGATGCGGATGCGCTCATGAACATTGCGAAGGCCCACGCCGCTGTCCTTGTACTTCTTGTCCACGGGCCGCTCCCACAGGTTTAGGAGCACCTGCTCATCGAAACCGGGGCCGTTATCGATGACTTCGATCAGCACTTCCTGGGCGGCCTCGATCGCCCGGATCTGGATGAAGCCCGTCTGTTTCATGGGTTCGATGGCATGGTACAGGGCATTTTCGACGAGCGGCTGGACGATCAGCTTCTGCGTTAACACCGGCTCCAGATGCGGCGGCAGATCGATGTCGAATTCGAACCCGTCCTCGAAGCGGAACTTCTGGATATTCAGATAATGGCGAACATGCTCGAACTCAGTGCTGAGCGGGATCAGCTCCTGGTTCTCGCTGATGCTGATGCGGAGCAGCCTGCCCAGCGAGACGACCATCTTGCTGATATCCTTGTTGCCAGCCATGACAGCCATTGAGTTGATCGATTCCAAGGAATTGTAGATAAAATGCGGATTGATCTGCGCAACGAGCGCTTGCAGCTCCGCCTCCTTCTTCCGTTCCTGCTCCACCTTCACCCGCTGCAGCA encodes:
- a CDS encoding ABC transporter substrate-binding protein, which encodes MRLIRKYSWILLYALVMWAVIFYSMQGSLEPLGEPEPEKVTLTFRHIWTKEHEQPLYRIFLDVVNEFQQEHPHVKVNFEGLDQTIHREQKLKSEMVTGTPPDLFVLFGGAELEPYARSARLMDLTSLVEELDLHFHDLRLWTFDDRVYGLPFEGHAEPVYYNRRLFEELQLTPPKTIEELFHVTDVLREHGYIPFALGNEELWPGAIYAHYLMDRYAGPELIERIAYEGGASFYNEHYLKALTALQQLAEDGAFNRDASDLSTEEAIRLFTSGRAAMYVNGSWDITMFRDAEGTGGFEDQIGVMPFPSLRPGEPRSLTGGYTIGIALSSNLTEKQKEAAYDLLAAMYTEEVQARIVYEGQRLPSMAIPIDPSQTGPVFVQVHQLMEQGTETFIAYDNVLSPEVTKSFLSVVDRLINLQISPEEALRELDAASTAYWKLRENR